The following proteins are encoded in a genomic region of Syntrophotaleaceae bacterium:
- a CDS encoding DegQ family serine endoprotease, translating to MTNRRLGKLSIILSLLAALGFGAILPQPGLAQEQGLESLRQSGNAFRSVAKKVSPAVVFIQTERVISGQQQTEFFFPHGSPFDDEFFRRFFGETPQFRSPNNSPRQRQEMGQGSGFLISSDGYILTNNHVVGQADTVTVKLQNGREYTAKIVGTDPPTDLAVIKIEATKLPFLKLGDSSNLEVGDWVLAVGNPFGLSHTLTAGIVSAKGRSGIGLNDYEDFIQTDAAINPGNSGGPLVNLDGEVVGINTAIFSRSGGYMGIGFAIPINMAKNIREQLVEEGQVTRGRVGAYIQDMTRELAESFGLDKTEGIVVTQVMEDSPAQKAGLRQGDVILEMNGKKVDKASTFRNRVAMTAPGTKIELSIVREGKPKKVDVTIGRLDADEQTTAADSGSLPKLGMGLQELTPDLAARLGYTGQTGVLVSSVEPGSLAQRAGIQRGDLIQEIDRKPVKNPREVRQRLTLEKGKSHLLLIRRGQGSLFLALKNDG from the coding sequence ATGACAAATCGAAGACTTGGAAAACTTTCTATCATTTTGTCCTTGTTGGCCGCCCTGGGGTTCGGGGCTATCCTGCCGCAGCCGGGTCTGGCCCAGGAACAGGGCCTTGAAAGCCTGCGGCAAAGCGGCAACGCCTTTCGCAGCGTCGCCAAAAAAGTTTCTCCGGCAGTGGTTTTCATCCAGACGGAGCGAGTGATCTCCGGACAGCAGCAGACGGAATTTTTCTTTCCCCACGGCAGTCCTTTCGATGACGAGTTTTTCCGACGCTTCTTCGGAGAAACTCCGCAGTTCCGCAGTCCCAACAACTCCCCCCGTCAGCGTCAGGAGATGGGGCAGGGCTCCGGTTTCCTGATCTCCTCCGATGGATACATCCTGACCAACAATCACGTGGTCGGCCAAGCCGATACGGTGACGGTCAAGCTGCAGAACGGCCGGGAATACACCGCCAAAATCGTCGGCACCGACCCCCCCACCGACCTTGCCGTAATCAAGATCGAGGCCACCAAGCTTCCTTTCCTCAAGCTTGGAGATTCGAGCAATCTGGAAGTAGGGGACTGGGTTCTGGCCGTCGGCAACCCCTTCGGCCTTTCCCACACCCTGACGGCGGGGATCGTCAGCGCCAAGGGGCGTAGCGGCATCGGCCTCAACGACTACGAGGATTTCATTCAGACCGACGCGGCCATCAACCCCGGCAATTCCGGGGGACCGCTGGTCAATCTGGACGGCGAAGTGGTCGGCATCAACACCGCCATTTTCAGCCGGAGCGGCGGTTACATGGGCATCGGCTTCGCCATTCCCATCAACATGGCCAAGAACATTCGCGAGCAACTGGTGGAAGAGGGCCAGGTGACCCGCGGGAGGGTCGGCGCCTACATTCAGGATATGACCCGGGAACTGGCCGAGTCCTTCGGACTCGACAAAACCGAGGGTATCGTCGTCACCCAGGTGATGGAGGATTCCCCGGCACAGAAAGCCGGCCTGCGTCAGGGCGATGTCATCCTGGAAATGAACGGCAAGAAGGTGGACAAGGCCTCCACCTTCCGCAATCGTGTGGCCATGACGGCCCCGGGCACCAAAATCGAACTCTCCATCGTTCGGGAAGGCAAGCCGAAAAAGGTGGATGTCACCATCGGCCGACTGGATGCGGATGAGCAGACGACGGCAGCCGATTCCGGTAGCCTGCCCAAACTGGGCATGGGACTCCAGGAGCTGACACCCGACCTCGCCGCCCGTCTGGGTTACACAGGCCAGACCGGGGTCCTGGTCTCCTCCGTGGAACCGGGCAGTCTGGCCCAGCGAGCCGGGATACAGCGCGGCGACCTGATTCAGGAGATCGACCGGAAACCGGTCAAAAATCCCAGGGAGGTACGCCAGCGCCTGACCCTGGAAAAGGGCAAGAGTCATCTGCTGCTGATCCGCCGCGGTCAGGGCAGCCTGTTTCTGGCCCTGAAAAATGACGGATAA
- a CDS encoding DUF4381 domain-containing protein, which translates to MLAPSVIDPQTLPLRDIHLPDPVSWWPPAPGWWLLTILALALTAGSGWLYVRYRRGRYRRLALAELDRLDTLPDAELAAGLSQLLRRAALCHFNRADCAGLNGEKWLEFLDRPFADRPFTEGIGRCLLEAPYRPDVQFDRKELADLCRRWLTSLPPAGGSGRIP; encoded by the coding sequence ATGCTTGCTCCCTCCGTCATCGATCCGCAAACCCTGCCCCTGCGCGACATCCATCTGCCCGATCCGGTCTCCTGGTGGCCGCCAGCCCCCGGCTGGTGGCTGCTGACGATTCTCGCCCTGGCCCTGACAGCAGGATCAGGATGGCTGTATGTCCGCTATCGGCGCGGCCGTTATCGGCGGCTGGCCCTGGCGGAGCTCGACCGGCTGGACACCCTGCCGGATGCCGAACTGGCCGCCGGGCTGTCGCAACTGCTGCGGCGGGCGGCTCTATGCCATTTCAACCGGGCGGATTGCGCCGGGCTGAACGGCGAAAAGTGGCTGGAATTTCTCGACCGCCCCTTTGCCGATCGCCCCTTTACCGAAGGGATCGGTCGCTGTCTGCTGGAAGCTCCCTATCGCCCCGATGTTCAATTCGACCGCAAGGAACTGGCCGATCTCTGCCGCCGCTGGCTGACCTCTTTGCCGCCCGCGGGTGGTTCCGGGAGGATTCCATGA
- a CDS encoding DUF58 domain-containing protein → MTSPNSPVSIDLPGLIALRNRLVGIPRTEIKTAASGDGPYRTRFRGRGMEFAEVRAYQPGDDVRSIDWRVTARRGKAHTKLFHEERERPVLLAIDYRRPMFFGTRGCFKAVQVSRLAALHAWQALDHGDRVGGLIFSEDHHVEVRPRSGKGAVLGLLRRMVQDPAWQRPLHRPFDPARDLAATLQRLHRVARPGSLILLLSDFTGWDPEVEKQLALLGRHCELTLVHCYDPLERELPPEGTYRVSDGAADLTIATDDPAAQLRYRAGFAARCLQVQDFARRYRCRHRELRTCDDPLDCLQPTPAGRR, encoded by the coding sequence ATGACGTCACCAAATTCACCTGTCAGCATCGACCTGCCGGGCCTGATCGCCCTGCGGAATCGGCTGGTTGGCATCCCTCGGACTGAGATCAAAACAGCGGCCTCCGGCGATGGGCCCTACCGCACCCGCTTTCGGGGCCGGGGTATGGAGTTCGCCGAGGTGCGGGCCTACCAGCCGGGGGACGATGTGCGCAGCATCGACTGGCGGGTGACGGCCCGGCGGGGCAAGGCGCATACCAAGCTGTTTCACGAGGAGCGTGAGCGGCCGGTGCTGCTGGCGATCGATTATCGCAGGCCGATGTTTTTCGGCACCCGCGGCTGCTTCAAGGCGGTGCAGGTCAGCCGACTGGCGGCCCTGCATGCCTGGCAGGCCCTGGACCATGGCGACCGGGTCGGCGGTCTGATCTTCTCGGAAGACCACCATGTCGAGGTGCGCCCCCGGTCGGGCAAGGGCGCGGTTCTCGGTCTGTTGCGGCGAATGGTGCAGGATCCCGCCTGGCAGCGGCCGCTCCATCGCCCCTTTGATCCGGCCCGTGACCTGGCGGCGACCCTGCAGCGGCTGCACCGGGTCGCACGACCGGGCAGCCTGATCCTGCTATTGAGCGATTTCACCGGTTGGGATCCGGAGGTGGAGAAGCAGTTGGCCCTGCTCGGCCGCCATTGCGAACTGACCCTGGTGCATTGCTATGACCCGCTGGAAAGGGAACTTCCCCCGGAGGGAACCTACCGGGTCAGCGACGGCGCCGCCGATCTGACCATCGCCACCGACGACCCTGCGGCCCAGCTCCGCTATCGGGCAGGTTTTGCCGCCCGCTGTCTGCAGGTGCAGGATTTCGCCCGCCGCTACCGCTGCCGCCACCGGGAATTGCGCACCTGCGACGATCCCCTGGATTGTCTTCAGCCGACTCCGGCAGGGAGGCGCTGA
- a CDS encoding MoxR family ATPase, with product MDSVQNRFSRLNLALSQQVIGQELLLERLLIALLADGHLLVEGAPGLAKTRAIRQLGGRIEGSFHRIQFTPDLLPADLTGTDIYRPQDGSFNFQPGPLFHNLVLADEINRAPAKVQSALLEAMAERQITVGHKTYPLADPFLVMATQNPIEQEGTYPLPEAQLDRFLLHVRVGYPAPETERQILALARAEATAEMDNPGQPERVESDQLSAADLRQARRQVLELHLADSLEEYLLQLVLATRDPRPYGEDLAGLIQFGASPRAGIALDRCARARAWLRGRDYVLPEDIQDLAFDVLRHRVLLSYEAEAEGMTVDRLVGELIARVPVP from the coding sequence ATGGATTCCGTTCAAAACCGTTTTTCCCGATTGAACCTCGCGCTCAGCCAGCAGGTCATCGGTCAGGAGCTGCTGCTTGAGCGATTGCTCATCGCTCTTTTAGCCGACGGTCACCTGCTGGTGGAAGGGGCGCCGGGTCTGGCCAAGACCCGGGCCATCCGCCAGCTCGGCGGCAGGATCGAAGGCAGTTTCCACCGCATCCAGTTCACTCCCGACCTGCTGCCGGCCGACCTGACCGGCACCGATATCTACCGCCCTCAGGACGGCTCTTTCAACTTTCAGCCGGGTCCTCTTTTTCACAACCTGGTATTGGCCGACGAGATCAACCGGGCTCCGGCCAAGGTGCAGTCGGCCCTGCTGGAGGCCATGGCGGAGCGGCAGATCACGGTGGGGCACAAAACCTATCCCCTGGCCGACCCTTTTTTGGTCATGGCGACCCAGAATCCCATCGAGCAGGAGGGAACCTACCCCCTGCCCGAAGCCCAGCTCGATCGCTTCCTGCTTCATGTCCGCGTCGGATACCCGGCGCCCGAAACCGAACGGCAGATTCTCGCCCTGGCGCGGGCGGAAGCCACTGCCGAGATGGACAACCCTGGACAGCCTGAACGGGTCGAGTCGGATCAGCTCTCTGCTGCCGACCTGCGTCAGGCCCGCCGGCAGGTGCTCGAATTGCACTTGGCCGACAGTCTCGAGGAATATCTGCTGCAGCTGGTGCTCGCCACCCGAGACCCCCGCCCCTATGGCGAGGATCTGGCCGGCCTTATCCAGTTCGGCGCCAGTCCCCGCGCCGGCATCGCCCTCGATCGCTGCGCCCGGGCAAGAGCCTGGCTGCGGGGCCGTGACTATGTGCTGCCTGAGGACATCCAGGACCTGGCTTTCGATGTGCTGCGCCACCGGGTGCTGCTCAGCTACGAAGCCGAGGCGGAGGGGATGACGGTCGACCGGCTGGTCGGGGAACTGATCGCCCGGGTGCCGGTGCCTTAG
- a CDS encoding response regulator: MNLTYPRILLAEDDRELRELLAFCLFRAGYSVTSCDNGLELLERLELSSGGKEERFDLVLTDLRMPALTGLEVLEALHDLPDRPPFVCMTAFGDEATHIQAERLGATLTIDKPFDLDDLISLVNLLCTSKS; the protein is encoded by the coding sequence ATGAACCTTACTTATCCCCGCATCCTGCTCGCCGAGGATGATCGCGAACTGAGGGAGCTTCTGGCCTTCTGTCTGTTCCGCGCCGGCTACAGTGTGACCAGCTGCGACAATGGCCTTGAACTGCTCGAGCGCCTGGAGCTTTCTTCAGGGGGCAAGGAAGAGCGGTTCGATCTTGTACTGACGGACCTGCGCATGCCGGCCCTGACCGGTCTGGAAGTACTCGAGGCCCTGCACGACCTGCCCGACCGTCCGCCGTTTGTGTGCATGACGGCCTTCGGCGACGAGGCCACCCATATACAGGCGGAGCGACTCGGCGCAACTTTGACCATCGACAAGCCTTTCGACCTGGATGATCTGATTTCCCTGGTCAATTTACTGTGTACCAGCAAATCTTAA
- a CDS encoding VWA domain-containing protein, producing the protein MTDFHVLRPGWLLALPPVLALLVWLWRKQVRSRSWEKVCDADLLPHLLLGRSRRRAAWPLWLLLGGALLSILALAGPAWRQQPQPLFRQQSALVILLDLSRSMSAGDLKPSRLERARLKVEDLLSLRSEGQTALIAFAGDAFTVTPLTDDTNTIRALLHSLDPNLMPVQGSEPQKAIELGLQLLQRAGLKQGRLLLITDEDRPDKALEAARGLPSQGIDLAVLGVGTTEGAPVPLPSGGFLKDNGGAMVLPKLEEAGLKQLAAAGGGSYRRLSIDEGDLRALLAGVDSQRIDRAEQAGGRTGQRWREEGVWLLWPLALLASLAFRRGWLVLFILIALQPRPVLAFSWNDLWQRPDQQAAAAFAEEDYEKAGHLFRDPRWKASAHYRGGDYQAAAEALQQPETADDWYNRGNALARAGQLPQALEAYRQALAGDPEHADARYNKDLVEKALQKQQQPQQNDGSPSEKPQASSRDSEKTGQPQDHPDDESRTADDDPARENPAEDRSRDSDASPESSRPPARASDARSDRETHPQQESVAPPDEPEKRPESPPAAPADEEQLSAEEQRAMQQWLQQIPDDPGGLLRRKFLHQYRQRGRQLETDRPW; encoded by the coding sequence GTGACGGATTTTCATGTCCTGCGTCCCGGTTGGCTTCTGGCCCTGCCACCGGTACTGGCGCTGCTGGTCTGGCTCTGGCGCAAACAGGTGCGCAGCCGCAGCTGGGAGAAGGTCTGCGATGCGGACCTGCTGCCCCACCTGCTGCTGGGACGTTCGCGACGCCGTGCAGCCTGGCCCTTGTGGCTGCTGCTGGGAGGCGCGCTGCTGTCGATTCTTGCCCTGGCCGGACCGGCCTGGCGCCAACAGCCGCAGCCGCTTTTCCGACAGCAGTCGGCGTTGGTGATCCTGCTCGACCTGTCCCGCTCCATGAGCGCGGGAGATCTCAAGCCGAGCCGTCTGGAGCGGGCCCGGTTGAAGGTCGAAGACCTGCTGAGCCTGCGCAGCGAGGGGCAGACCGCTCTGATCGCCTTTGCCGGCGACGCCTTTACCGTGACGCCCCTCACCGATGATACAAATACCATCCGCGCCCTGCTTCACAGCCTCGACCCCAACCTGATGCCGGTTCAGGGCAGCGAGCCGCAAAAAGCCATTGAACTCGGCCTCCAGCTCCTGCAACGGGCGGGGCTGAAACAGGGCCGCCTGCTGCTGATCACCGACGAGGATCGCCCGGACAAAGCTCTGGAGGCGGCCCGGGGCCTGCCCTCCCAGGGCATCGACCTGGCAGTTCTGGGCGTGGGCACAACGGAAGGAGCTCCGGTGCCGCTGCCGAGCGGCGGTTTTCTCAAGGACAACGGGGGCGCCATGGTCCTGCCGAAACTGGAGGAAGCCGGACTGAAACAGCTGGCGGCAGCCGGGGGCGGCAGCTATCGACGATTGAGTATCGATGAGGGCGACCTGCGGGCTCTTCTGGCGGGGGTGGACAGTCAACGCATCGACCGGGCCGAACAGGCGGGCGGCAGGACGGGACAGCGCTGGCGGGAGGAGGGCGTCTGGCTGCTCTGGCCCCTGGCCCTGCTGGCTTCTTTGGCCTTTCGCCGCGGCTGGCTGGTCCTGTTCATTCTGATCGCGCTGCAGCCCCGTCCGGTTTTGGCCTTTTCCTGGAACGATCTCTGGCAGCGTCCGGACCAGCAGGCCGCCGCGGCTTTTGCCGAGGAGGATTACGAAAAAGCCGGGCATCTGTTCCGGGACCCCCGCTGGAAGGCGAGCGCCCATTACCGGGGAGGGGACTACCAGGCCGCCGCCGAAGCCTTGCAGCAGCCGGAGACCGCCGACGACTGGTACAACCGGGGCAATGCCCTGGCCCGCGCCGGGCAGCTGCCCCAGGCCCTGGAGGCCTATCGCCAGGCTCTGGCCGGCGACCCGGAACACGCCGACGCCCGCTACAACAAGGATTTGGTGGAAAAAGCCCTGCAGAAACAGCAGCAACCGCAACAGAACGACGGATCACCCTCCGAAAAGCCCCAAGCATCCTCCCGGGATTCGGAGAAAACCGGGCAACCTCAGGATCACCCGGATGACGAATCCCGGACGGCGGACGATGACCCGGCCCGGGAAAATCCCGCTGAAGACCGGAGTCGGGATTCGGACGCTTCCCCCGAATCCTCCCGGCCCCCGGCACGCGCATCCGATGCGAGGTCTGACCGGGAAACTCACCCGCAGCAGGAGAGTGTCGCCCCGCCTGATGAGCCCGAAAAGCGACCGGAATCGCCCCCGGCGGCCCCGGCCGACGAGGAGCAGCTCTCAGCAGAAGAGCAACGGGCGATGCAACAATGGCTGCAGCAGATCCCCGATGACCCGGGCGGCCTGTTGCGGCGGAAATTTCTTCACCAGTACCGGCAGCGCGGCCGACAGCTGGAAACGGATCGACCATGGTAA
- a CDS encoding sigma-54 dependent transcriptional regulator encodes MSEARPTGHLLVVDDDPALCELLEEILSGRGHRVEIALDVAAAWGILHQKEIDVVLTDLNLPGKSGIDFCTELHVNRPDLPVVIMTAFGSLETAIAALRAGAYDFVTKPVDFDLLGFCLERALQHRQLQEKIRLLKDQVRYRQAEGDLLGESQAMHIIREQIARLADLDTSILISGESGTGKELVARALHRQSHRSQGPFVAINCAALPETLLESELFGHVRGAFTDARETRKGLFVEASGGTLFLDEIGELPLSLQPKLLRVIEERRVRPLGGSTEIECDVRIITATHRDLAEAVREGIFRSDLYYRLNVIPIELPPLRARGNDILLLAHRFIGELARRFNKSVTGLAEPAARRLLTYRWPGNVRELRNVIERAVALTVHDRITVQDFPEFLQKPGDVPSPAALPDPLSLLPLAEMERRYIEQVLEQVGGNRTLAARILGVDRKTLYRKLKEE; translated from the coding sequence ATGAGCGAAGCGCGTCCGACAGGCCATCTTCTGGTGGTTGACGATGATCCGGCCCTGTGCGAACTGCTGGAGGAAATTCTGTCCGGGCGTGGCCACCGGGTGGAAATTGCCCTGGATGTGGCGGCAGCCTGGGGTATTCTGCACCAGAAGGAAATCGATGTGGTGCTGACCGATCTCAACCTGCCGGGGAAAAGCGGCATCGACTTCTGCACGGAATTGCACGTCAACCGCCCCGACCTGCCGGTGGTCATCATGACCGCCTTCGGTTCTCTTGAAACCGCGATCGCCGCCCTGCGGGCCGGTGCCTACGACTTCGTCACCAAACCGGTCGACTTCGACCTGCTGGGGTTCTGTCTGGAACGGGCGCTGCAACATCGGCAGCTGCAGGAAAAGATCCGGCTGCTGAAGGACCAGGTCCGATATCGCCAGGCGGAAGGCGACCTGCTCGGTGAAAGCCAGGCCATGCACATCATCCGGGAACAGATCGCGCGCCTGGCCGACCTGGATACCTCGATCCTGATCAGCGGCGAAAGCGGGACCGGCAAGGAACTGGTCGCCCGGGCCCTGCACCGCCAGAGCCACCGCAGCCAGGGCCCCTTTGTTGCCATCAACTGCGCCGCCCTGCCGGAGACCCTGCTGGAAAGCGAGCTCTTCGGGCATGTCCGAGGCGCCTTTACGGATGCCCGGGAAACCCGTAAAGGGCTGTTCGTCGAAGCTTCCGGCGGGACCCTGTTCCTCGACGAGATCGGCGAACTACCCCTGTCCCTGCAGCCCAAACTGCTGCGGGTGATCGAAGAACGCAGGGTCCGGCCCCTGGGGGGCAGCACCGAGATCGAGTGCGACGTGCGCATCATTACCGCCACCCACCGGGACCTGGCGGAGGCGGTCAGGGAAGGGATTTTCCGTAGCGATCTCTATTACCGCCTGAATGTCATCCCGATTGAACTGCCCCCCTTGCGGGCCCGGGGCAACGACATACTCCTGCTGGCCCATCGCTTCATCGGCGAACTGGCCCGACGATTCAACAAATCGGTGACCGGTCTCGCCGAACCGGCTGCCCGCCGCCTGCTCACTTATCGCTGGCCAGGCAACGTGCGGGAACTGCGCAACGTCATCGAACGGGCAGTTGCGCTTACCGTGCACGACCGCATCACGGTGCAGGATTTTCCCGAATTTCTTCAGAAGCCCGGAGATGTTCCCTCCCCTGCAGCCCTTCCCGATCCCCTGTCCCTGCTTCCCTTGGCTGAAATGGAACGCCGCTACATCGAACAGGTCCTCGAACAGGTCGGCGGCAACCGCACCCTGGCCGCCCGCATTCTCGGCGTGGACCGCAAGACGCTTTATCGGAAGTTGAAAGAAGAGTGA
- a CDS encoding BatD family protein, translated as MVIIRLFCLTLLFSQLLSFASFAAEVRAIADRDRLNLGESLQLELRVDGKPDGEADLSVLEKDWELLNQSQSKQISLVNGEFNRSVVYSLTLMPRREGELAIPALCFGSDCSLPLPIRVLAGEGPSESAESAKVLLEVEFDAAQVLSQSQVLLTVRLLHRADLLRGSLSEPEPAGVDAVLQKLGEDRKYQTRRAGTLYGIIERRYAIFPQEPGTLSIPPLRFDGLLAGTPSRFDPFGHQGERIRLLSKPKTIEVLPPASDLADRSWLPALALTLEDDWQGRVMEVTVGEPATRTLTLTSEGLQAAQLPELQVGIPPGFKSYPDQPSRKDQVGHTGLTGVLQQKVALVPTRAGRYLLPAINLEWWDVRGGQWRTAHLDPVEMVVKPAPGTTAAAPDAGAPPAEPEIQENEPSPGSAAVQEHIALPPAPPSAAPSGFWFWLSLALGAGWLITLMLLLRERFKRQPPLESQSDENPRRREKTARQALLQAARNDDPRATRAALTRWIATLWPGEPQAGLERLYRSAPAPLRVELERLDRALYAAAGEVWTGQALIENLTQWQPPGRNRAPQNGLPELYPASSTDERIVQ; from the coding sequence ATGGTAATCATTCGATTATTCTGCCTGACCTTGCTGTTTTCCCAGCTCCTGTCCTTTGCTTCCTTCGCCGCCGAGGTGCGGGCGATCGCCGACCGGGATCGGTTGAACCTCGGGGAGAGTCTGCAGCTCGAACTGCGGGTCGACGGAAAACCCGACGGAGAGGCTGATCTGTCCGTGCTGGAAAAGGACTGGGAACTTCTCAATCAGTCGCAGAGCAAACAGATCAGTCTCGTCAACGGCGAATTCAACCGCTCCGTTGTCTATTCCCTGACCCTGATGCCCCGGCGCGAAGGGGAACTGGCCATTCCGGCCCTCTGTTTCGGCTCCGACTGCAGCCTGCCGCTGCCGATTCGGGTCCTTGCGGGCGAGGGCCCTTCCGAATCCGCCGAAAGCGCCAAGGTTTTGCTGGAAGTGGAGTTCGACGCCGCACAGGTCCTAAGCCAGAGCCAGGTGCTGCTCACCGTCCGCCTGCTGCATCGGGCGGATCTGCTGCGGGGAAGCTTGAGCGAACCGGAGCCGGCCGGAGTGGATGCAGTCCTGCAGAAACTGGGGGAGGACCGCAAGTACCAGACCCGCCGTGCCGGCACCCTTTACGGCATCATCGAGAGGAGATATGCGATCTTTCCCCAGGAACCGGGCACTCTGAGCATCCCTCCCCTGCGTTTCGACGGCCTGCTGGCGGGAACGCCCTCCCGTTTCGATCCTTTCGGCCACCAGGGGGAACGGATCCGGCTTTTGTCCAAACCAAAGACAATCGAGGTGCTTCCCCCTGCCTCAGACCTCGCGGACCGTTCCTGGCTTCCCGCCCTGGCTCTGACCCTGGAAGACGACTGGCAGGGGCGGGTCATGGAGGTCACCGTCGGCGAGCCGGCAACGCGAACCCTGACTCTCACCAGCGAAGGTCTGCAGGCTGCTCAACTCCCGGAACTTCAGGTTGGAATCCCCCCGGGATTCAAAAGCTATCCTGACCAGCCGAGCCGCAAGGACCAAGTCGGCCATACGGGACTGACAGGGGTTTTGCAGCAGAAAGTCGCCCTGGTGCCGACCCGGGCCGGTCGTTACCTGCTGCCGGCCATCAACCTCGAATGGTGGGATGTCCGGGGCGGCCAATGGAGAACGGCCCACCTCGACCCGGTGGAGATGGTGGTCAAACCCGCGCCCGGAACCACCGCTGCGGCTCCCGATGCCGGAGCACCGCCAGCCGAACCGGAGATCCAGGAAAATGAGCCGTCTCCCGGATCTGCGGCGGTTCAGGAGCACATTGCGCTGCCGCCCGCTCCCCCTTCCGCAGCCCCCTCCGGTTTCTGGTTCTGGCTCAGCCTGGCCCTGGGTGCCGGCTGGCTGATTACCCTCATGCTTTTGCTGCGGGAAAGGTTCAAGCGTCAACCCCCATTAGAGTCGCAGTCCGATGAAAACCCGCGAAGGCGGGAGAAAACGGCTCGTCAGGCCCTCCTGCAAGCCGCCCGAAACGACGATCCCCGTGCCACCCGCGCCGCCTTGACGCGTTGGATCGCAACCCTCTGGCCCGGGGAGCCCCAGGCCGGCCTGGAGCGGCTTTACCGGAGCGCCCCTGCTCCCTTGAGGGTTGAACTTGAACGCCTCGACCGGGCACTCTATGCCGCTGCGGGGGAAGTCTGGACCGGGCAAGCCCTGATCGAGAACCTCACCCAATGGCAGCCCCCCGGCCGAAACAGGGCCCCCCAGAATGGCCTGCCCGAACTCTATCCCGCAAGCTCAACCGATGAAAGGATTGTACAATGA
- a CDS encoding VWA domain-containing protein — translation MIQFAWPWALLLLPLPYLVYRLLPPALAAEEAALWVPSLEAFAAVRHEGGRRRTGRFCKVLAACCWLLLVLACARPQWLGDPVELPVSGRDLVLAVDISGSMTTEDFELGGNTVDRLTALKAVAAEFIARRVGDRLGLILFGEQAYVQTPLTFDRPTLQQLLDEAVVGLAGQKTAIGDAIGLAVKRLEGEEGRRRVLILLTDGANTAGRVSPLKAVELAAGQGLKIYTIGIGAEAMEVGGLFFSRTVNPSADLDEETLTAIAGQTGGRYFRARDSAELVDIYALLDRLEPVEREQEVYRPITELYFWPLGLASAGAFLLMLARHPLPFFRRRS, via the coding sequence ATGATCCAGTTCGCCTGGCCCTGGGCCCTGCTGCTGTTGCCCCTGCCCTATCTGGTCTATCGCCTGCTGCCGCCGGCCCTGGCCGCCGAGGAGGCGGCCCTCTGGGTGCCGAGCCTTGAGGCCTTTGCCGCGGTGCGACACGAAGGGGGGAGGCGGCGGACCGGGCGTTTTTGCAAAGTTCTGGCGGCCTGCTGCTGGCTGCTGCTGGTCCTCGCCTGCGCCCGGCCCCAGTGGCTGGGAGACCCGGTCGAGCTGCCCGTCAGCGGTCGGGACCTGGTTCTGGCGGTAGACATTTCCGGCAGCATGACCACCGAGGATTTTGAGCTGGGAGGCAACACAGTGGATCGGCTGACCGCTCTCAAGGCGGTGGCCGCGGAATTCATCGCCCGCCGGGTCGGCGACCGCCTCGGACTGATCCTGTTCGGTGAACAGGCCTATGTGCAGACCCCGCTGACCTTCGATCGCCCGACCCTGCAGCAGCTGCTCGACGAGGCTGTTGTCGGCCTGGCGGGGCAAAAGACCGCCATCGGCGATGCCATCGGTCTGGCGGTCAAACGCCTGGAGGGGGAGGAAGGGCGGCGCCGGGTGCTGATCCTGCTGACCGACGGTGCCAATACGGCCGGCCGCGTCTCCCCCCTCAAGGCGGTCGAACTGGCCGCAGGTCAGGGCCTGAAAATCTACACCATCGGCATCGGCGCCGAAGCCATGGAGGTGGGCGGCCTGTTCTTTTCCCGAACCGTCAACCCTTCCGCCGATCTCGACGAGGAGACGCTGACAGCCATCGCGGGACAAACCGGGGGCCGCTATTTTCGTGCCCGGGATAGTGCCGAGCTGGTGGACATCTATGCCCTGCTCGACCGTCTCGAGCCGGTGGAGCGGGAGCAGGAGGTTTATCGTCCCATCACCGAACTCTACTTCTGGCCCCTGGGCCTGGCCTCGGCCGGAGCTTTTCTTCTGATGCTCGCCCGGCACCCGCTGCCGTTTTTCAGGAGGCGCTCGTGA